A region from the Longimicrobium terrae genome encodes:
- the priA gene encoding replication restart helicase PriA produces the protein MFVEVALPLPLPRTFTYAVPPELRAQARAGARVLVPFGQRERIGWIDRVVETAAKPERAKPVTAVLDATPSATLPILKLCRWIADYYLAPLGQVLRTALPAGLTDSSTDFVTLARDPGEAALSEFEAKLVAFLREREGLQPVARVRRVLGERAWWPVIRRLEQEGIVRVETEGPRVEPPVRTRRVVRIARELPTLLSREEAFGRAKRQRELYETLESIGGSADTAHVTTGLGFGSELIRQLVKKELLAVDEEIIPRDPYAAIAATAAPRLNPTPAQAGVIDALVAATRTSAPGTFLLRGVTGSGKTLVYIELLREVVDRQGKTAIVLVPEIALTPQTVGRFKAVFGDRVAVLHSALSDGERYDEWRSLRSGEKRIVVGARSAVFAPMERVGAIIVDEEHEGSYKQGEAPRYHAREVAVVRARMEGAVCLLGSATPALESWANAQAGKYNLLELPERVGGQPLPPIKIVDLKKERERIRKSTGPLQEVAPVVVSDVLAAAVRDRIAKGEQTILLLNRRGYATFVQCRECGLVWHCPQCNVSLTYHRKRHRLTCHYCLHEEEAPRHCPSCGEDDLSFKGVGTEQVERAVEEAFPSARIARMDVDTTGAKWAHHDILGRVERGEVDLLLGTQMIAKGLDFPNVTLVGVINADVGINLPDFRATERTFQLLTQVAGRAGRGVKGGEVFIQTALPNHYAILSATDHDFVGFAEKEFETRREPAYPPFSRLLNVVVSGTEENATQAAAVEAADWVSGLLTGRKVKGVALVGPAPCPIDRIRGRWRWHFILRSDSPKTLGEVARYFYEKYRLPSNSKADLRLALDRDPVALL, from the coding sequence TTGTTCGTCGAAGTCGCGCTCCCGCTTCCACTTCCGCGTACCTTTACGTACGCCGTTCCGCCTGAGCTGCGCGCACAGGCGCGGGCCGGCGCGCGCGTGCTGGTGCCGTTCGGGCAGCGCGAGCGCATCGGGTGGATCGACCGCGTGGTGGAGACGGCCGCCAAGCCGGAGCGCGCCAAGCCGGTCACGGCCGTGCTGGACGCGACGCCCTCCGCCACGCTGCCGATCCTGAAGCTCTGCCGGTGGATCGCGGACTACTACCTGGCGCCGCTGGGCCAGGTGCTGCGGACGGCGCTCCCCGCCGGGCTTACGGACTCGTCCACCGACTTCGTGACGCTGGCGCGCGACCCGGGCGAGGCCGCGCTTTCCGAGTTCGAGGCCAAGCTGGTCGCCTTTCTGCGCGAGCGAGAGGGACTGCAGCCGGTTGCGCGCGTGCGGCGGGTACTGGGAGAGCGCGCGTGGTGGCCCGTCATCCGCCGGCTGGAGCAGGAAGGAATCGTCCGCGTGGAAACGGAGGGCCCGCGCGTGGAGCCGCCCGTGCGCACCCGCCGCGTCGTACGCATCGCGCGCGAACTGCCGACGCTCCTTTCCCGCGAGGAGGCGTTCGGCCGGGCGAAGCGGCAGCGCGAGCTGTACGAGACGCTGGAGTCCATCGGCGGCTCGGCGGACACGGCGCACGTAACGACGGGGCTGGGCTTCGGCTCGGAGCTCATCCGCCAGCTGGTGAAGAAAGAACTGCTGGCGGTGGATGAGGAGATCATCCCGCGGGATCCCTATGCCGCCATCGCCGCGACGGCCGCGCCCCGGCTGAACCCCACGCCCGCGCAGGCCGGCGTCATCGACGCGCTCGTCGCCGCTACGCGCACGTCCGCGCCGGGGACGTTTCTGCTGCGCGGCGTGACGGGATCGGGCAAGACGCTGGTGTACATCGAGTTGCTGCGCGAGGTGGTTGACCGCCAGGGGAAGACGGCCATCGTCCTCGTCCCCGAAATCGCGCTCACGCCGCAGACCGTCGGCCGCTTCAAGGCCGTGTTCGGCGACCGCGTGGCCGTGCTGCACTCCGCCCTCAGCGACGGCGAGCGCTACGACGAGTGGCGCTCCCTGCGATCGGGGGAAAAGCGCATCGTGGTCGGCGCGCGCTCGGCCGTGTTCGCGCCGATGGAGCGGGTGGGCGCCATCATCGTGGACGAGGAGCACGAGGGCTCGTACAAGCAGGGAGAGGCGCCGCGCTACCACGCCCGCGAGGTGGCCGTCGTGCGCGCGCGGATGGAGGGCGCGGTGTGCCTGCTGGGTTCCGCCACGCCCGCACTGGAAAGCTGGGCCAACGCGCAGGCCGGCAAGTACAACCTGCTGGAACTGCCGGAACGCGTGGGCGGGCAGCCGCTTCCGCCCATCAAGATCGTGGACCTCAAGAAGGAACGCGAGCGGATCAGGAAGAGCACGGGGCCGCTGCAGGAAGTGGCGCCCGTGGTGGTCAGCGACGTGCTTGCCGCGGCGGTGCGCGATCGCATCGCCAAGGGCGAGCAGACCATCCTCCTTCTGAACCGCCGCGGATACGCGACGTTTGTGCAGTGCCGCGAGTGCGGGCTGGTGTGGCACTGCCCGCAGTGCAACGTCTCGCTCACCTATCACCGCAAGCGGCACAGGCTTACCTGCCACTACTGCCTGCACGAGGAAGAAGCGCCCAGGCACTGCCCGTCGTGCGGCGAGGATGACCTGAGCTTCAAGGGCGTGGGGACGGAGCAGGTGGAGCGCGCCGTGGAAGAGGCGTTTCCCTCCGCCCGCATCGCGCGGATGGATGTGGACACCACCGGCGCGAAATGGGCGCACCACGACATTCTGGGCCGCGTGGAGCGGGGCGAGGTGGACCTGCTGCTCGGCACACAGATGATTGCCAAGGGACTGGATTTTCCCAACGTGACGCTGGTCGGGGTGATCAACGCGGACGTGGGGATCAACCTTCCCGACTTCCGGGCCACGGAACGCACCTTTCAGCTGCTGACACAGGTGGCCGGACGGGCCGGGCGCGGAGTGAAGGGCGGGGAAGTGTTCATCCAGACAGCGCTCCCCAACCACTACGCCATCCTTTCCGCCACGGACCACGATTTCGTGGGCTTCGCGGAAAAGGAGTTCGAGACGCGGCGCGAGCCCGCCTATCCTCCCTTTTCGCGCCTGCTGAACGTGGTCGTGAGCGGGACGGAGGAGAACGCGACGCAGGCCGCGGCGGTGGAGGCGGCGGACTGGGTTTCCGGGCTGCTGACCGGGCGCAAAGTGAAGGGTGTGGCGCTGGTGGGACCCGCGCCGTGCCCCATCGACCGCATCCGGGGACGCTGGCGCTGGCACTTCATCCTGCGCTCCGACAGTCCGAAGACGTTGGGCGAAGTGGCGCGCTACTTCTACGAGAAGTACCGCCTGCCGTCCAACTCCAAGGCAGATCTGCGGCTGGCGCTGGACCGCGATCCCGTGGCGCTGCTCTGA
- a CDS encoding NAD(P)-dependent oxidoreductase, protein MKIVLFGATGQVGQRVVREALERGHEVVGVTRDPSRTQTPDPRVRLVAGDATDAANVAAVARGADAVISAISPRPGTTGNAPTLTGAARGLIAGVREAGVKRLISVGGAGSLEVAPGLALVDSPGFPDAYKPEALDGKEALAVFRAEAEGLDWTFVSPAAVIHPGERTGVYRTTGDQFLADEHGKSAITFEDFAVALLDELERPQHVGKRFGVAY, encoded by the coding sequence ATGAAGATCGTGCTGTTCGGAGCCACGGGTCAGGTTGGCCAGCGGGTCGTTCGCGAGGCGCTGGAGCGCGGCCACGAAGTCGTCGGCGTCACGCGGGATCCGTCGCGGACGCAGACGCCGGATCCGCGCGTGCGGCTGGTGGCGGGAGACGCGACGGATGCGGCGAACGTCGCCGCTGTCGCCAGGGGTGCGGACGCGGTGATCAGCGCCATTTCACCGCGCCCGGGAACGACGGGGAACGCGCCCACACTCACCGGCGCGGCGCGCGGCCTGATCGCGGGCGTGCGCGAGGCTGGCGTCAAACGGCTGATCTCCGTCGGCGGCGCCGGGAGCCTGGAAGTGGCGCCGGGGCTGGCGCTGGTGGACTCGCCCGGCTTTCCGGACGCCTACAAGCCGGAGGCGCTGGACGGCAAGGAAGCGCTCGCCGTCTTCCGCGCGGAGGCTGAGGGACTGGACTGGACCTTTGTGAGCCCCGCCGCCGTCATCCATCCCGGCGAGCGGACCGGGGTCTATCGCACGACGGGGGACCAGTTTCTGGCGGATGAGCACGGCAAGAGCGCCATCACCTTCGAGGACTTCGCGGTCGCCCTGCTGGACGAACTGGAGCGTCCCCAGCACGTCGGCAAACGGTTCGGCGTCGCGTACTGA
- a CDS encoding HNH endonuclease, translated as MFEHKAEVLEADDCRIFRSARERVAAPLVIRLKRFVHVPRRFRRQVTNTFLFARDSYRCMYCGRHKAQLRGREFLTRDHVVPLSRGGENTWENVATACSQCNNRKASHLPEECGMHLSRKPSEPNYVELVWAVRRVTAVQAKYVAMFYGDEVLDALQRHAEDEQHGTAPEIEPVRHLALVS; from the coding sequence GTGTTTGAACACAAGGCCGAGGTACTGGAAGCGGACGACTGCCGAATCTTTCGCTCCGCCCGGGAACGGGTGGCGGCCCCGCTCGTCATCAGGCTCAAGCGGTTTGTGCACGTTCCGCGCAGATTCCGCCGCCAGGTGACCAACACCTTCCTCTTCGCGCGAGACAGCTACCGCTGCATGTACTGTGGCCGCCACAAGGCCCAGCTGCGCGGCCGCGAGTTCCTTACGCGCGACCACGTCGTGCCCCTGTCGCGCGGCGGCGAGAACACGTGGGAGAACGTGGCCACGGCGTGCTCGCAGTGCAACAACCGCAAGGCCAGCCACCTTCCGGAAGAGTGCGGAATGCACCTGTCGCGCAAGCCCAGCGAGCCCAACTACGTGGAACTGGTGTGGGCGGTGCGGCGCGTGACGGCCGTGCAGGCCAAGTACGTCGCCATGTTCTACGGCGACGAGGTGCTGGACGCGCTGCAGCGGCACGCCGAGGACGAGCAGCACGGTACCGCTCCGGAAATCGAGCCGGTGCGCCACCTGGCGCTGGTTTCGTAA
- a CDS encoding PAS domain S-box protein, translated as MTSIDSPTPDRADADHYRRQLQTVAANATLALFILDERQRCTFLNPAAERLTGFTLDELRGMPLHDYIHHTRPDGSPYPLEECPIDRAFPQNMREQGEEIFVHRDGHFYPVAFTASPIRDGERTVGTIIEARDITDELRAREEGALRARESALIAAVGTTLTQGGSLRDVLHGCTDATVEHMDAAIARIWTLNPAEQVLELQANSGPASSMETTARRAPLDSRLGRLARGGQPVLTHDFASDFDAVDPEGARREGVVAFAGYPLSVDGEVVGVMTLFARHPLPERTLDTLDLIADGIALAIARVRADEARERLVREVETQRSRLAAVFQQAPAFIATLRGPQHVFELANPPYEQLVGHRKVVGLPVIEALSEVAGQGFIDLLDNVYHNAEPFIGNEMPILLQRSPGAEMERHFLNFVYQPLVDADGSVSGILVHGVDITEQMEARRMVEEQAIELEAQKEELQQQASHLEDVQIELEASNEELQKANEELRNARDVAARESAHLAAIIEHAPVGIVIAEAPGGHIVAGNRRVEEIFRHPVLQSAAIEGYSEWVAYHPDGRRVEGHEYPLARVFGTGEVAGPDDYLYQRGDGTRAWVRITGAPIRDVNGELTGGLVVIDDIDAEKRAADEREQLIADLEVGRARLQQIFTESPAVMALYAGPEHVVTMVNPAWERIVGKTGAVGRPFREAFPEFRESGLFELLDHTYETGEPYVDPEVNVPIDRWGTGILEDSYWNLVWRPLAGEGPQGRDILVHAVDVTGQVRARKEVELKAEELARAARALEASNRELDQFAYVASHDLKAPLRGISNLSTWIEDDLGDAATPEVREQLAMLRGRAVRMEALIDGILQYSRAGRVRDTTDRVDTGALARDVVDLLAPPPGARITVQPGMPVIVTERLPLQQVLMNLIGNAIKYAGGGEARVEVSATRAADGAWEFAVRDHGPGIAPEYHERIFTIFQTLESRDVVESTGIGLSIVKKLVEGRGGRVWVDSAEGGGSTFRFLWPAQSASTEPSVTDSGD; from the coding sequence ATGACTTCCATCGACAGCCCCACGCCTGACCGCGCGGACGCCGACCATTACCGCCGCCAGCTCCAGACGGTGGCCGCGAACGCCACGCTTGCGCTGTTCATCCTGGATGAACGGCAGCGCTGCACGTTTCTGAATCCCGCCGCCGAGCGCCTGACCGGCTTCACGCTCGACGAACTGCGCGGCATGCCGCTGCACGACTACATCCATCACACGAGGCCGGACGGCTCGCCGTATCCGCTGGAGGAGTGCCCCATCGACCGCGCGTTTCCCCAGAACATGCGCGAGCAGGGCGAAGAAATCTTCGTTCACCGGGACGGACACTTCTACCCGGTCGCGTTCACCGCCAGTCCCATCCGTGACGGGGAACGTACGGTCGGCACCATCATCGAGGCGCGCGACATCACGGACGAGCTGCGTGCGCGGGAGGAAGGCGCCCTCCGCGCGCGCGAGTCGGCGCTCATCGCCGCCGTGGGCACCACGCTGACGCAGGGCGGATCACTGCGCGATGTGCTCCATGGCTGCACGGACGCGACCGTGGAGCACATGGATGCCGCCATCGCACGGATCTGGACTCTGAATCCGGCGGAACAGGTGCTGGAGCTTCAAGCCAATTCCGGCCCCGCCTCGTCCATGGAAACGACGGCCCGTCGCGCTCCCCTGGACTCCAGACTCGGCCGCCTCGCGCGCGGGGGGCAGCCCGTTCTGACCCACGATTTCGCGAGCGATTTCGACGCCGTCGATCCGGAGGGGGCGCGGCGCGAGGGGGTGGTGGCGTTTGCCGGCTATCCGCTTTCAGTGGATGGAGAGGTCGTGGGCGTGATGACGCTGTTCGCCCGGCACCCGCTGCCGGAGCGCACGCTGGACACGCTGGACCTGATCGCCGACGGGATCGCGCTCGCCATCGCGCGCGTGCGCGCGGACGAGGCCCGCGAGCGGCTGGTGCGCGAGGTGGAGACGCAGCGTTCCCGCCTGGCCGCCGTCTTTCAGCAGGCGCCCGCGTTCATCGCCACGCTCCGCGGGCCGCAGCACGTGTTCGAACTCGCCAATCCGCCGTACGAACAGCTCGTGGGACACCGCAAGGTCGTGGGGCTTCCCGTAATCGAAGCGCTGTCGGAGGTGGCGGGCCAGGGCTTCATCGACCTGCTGGACAACGTCTACCACAACGCCGAGCCGTTCATCGGCAACGAAATGCCCATCCTGCTGCAGCGCTCACCCGGCGCGGAGATGGAGCGGCACTTCCTGAATTTCGTCTACCAGCCGCTGGTGGACGCGGACGGCTCGGTTTCCGGCATCCTGGTGCACGGGGTGGACATCACCGAGCAGATGGAAGCTCGGCGGATGGTGGAGGAGCAGGCGATCGAGCTGGAGGCGCAGAAGGAGGAACTGCAGCAGCAGGCCTCGCATCTGGAAGACGTGCAGATCGAGCTGGAGGCGTCCAACGAAGAGCTGCAGAAGGCCAACGAGGAGCTGCGGAATGCGCGCGACGTGGCGGCTCGGGAAAGTGCGCACCTGGCCGCCATCATCGAGCACGCACCGGTGGGGATCGTGATCGCCGAGGCGCCGGGCGGGCACATCGTGGCGGGAAACCGCCGCGTGGAAGAGATCTTCCGCCATCCGGTGCTGCAGTCCGCCGCCATCGAGGGATACTCGGAATGGGTGGCCTACCACCCGGACGGACGGCGGGTGGAGGGGCACGAGTATCCGCTGGCCCGCGTGTTCGGCACGGGCGAGGTGGCCGGCCCGGACGACTACCTGTACCAGCGCGGCGACGGCACGCGGGCGTGGGTGCGCATCACCGGCGCGCCTATCCGTGACGTGAATGGAGAGCTGACCGGCGGGCTGGTGGTCATCGACGACATCGACGCCGAAAAGCGCGCCGCGGACGAGCGCGAGCAGCTGATCGCGGACCTGGAGGTGGGGCGCGCGCGGCTGCAGCAGATCTTTACGGAAAGCCCGGCGGTCATGGCGCTGTACGCCGGCCCCGAGCACGTGGTGACCATGGTCAATCCCGCGTGGGAGCGCATCGTGGGCAAGACCGGCGCGGTGGGCCGGCCGTTTCGCGAGGCGTTTCCGGAGTTTCGCGAATCCGGCCTGTTCGAGCTGCTGGACCACACCTACGAGACCGGCGAGCCGTACGTGGACCCGGAGGTCAACGTGCCCATCGACCGCTGGGGCACGGGGATTCTGGAAGACAGCTACTGGAACCTGGTGTGGCGCCCGCTGGCGGGAGAGGGACCGCAGGGGCGCGACATTCTCGTTCACGCGGTGGACGTGACCGGGCAGGTGCGGGCGCGCAAGGAGGTGGAGCTGAAGGCGGAGGAGCTGGCGCGGGCCGCGCGGGCGCTGGAGGCCAGCAACCGCGAACTGGACCAGTTTGCCTACGTGGCCAGCCACGACCTCAAGGCGCCGCTGCGCGGAATCAGCAACCTGTCCACGTGGATCGAGGACGACCTGGGTGACGCGGCCACGCCGGAGGTCAGGGAGCAGCTGGCCATGCTCCGCGGCCGCGCGGTGCGCATGGAGGCGCTGATCGACGGCATTCTGCAGTACTCGCGCGCCGGCCGCGTGCGCGACACCACGGACCGGGTGGATACCGGGGCGCTGGCCCGCGACGTGGTGGACCTGCTCGCCCCGCCGCCCGGCGCGCGGATCACGGTGCAGCCCGGGATGCCGGTCATCGTCACCGAGCGCCTGCCGCTGCAGCAGGTGCTGATGAACCTGATCGGCAACGCCATCAAGTACGCCGGCGGCGGCGAGGCCCGGGTGGAGGTGTCCGCCACGCGGGCCGCGGACGGCGCGTGGGAGTTCGCCGTGCGCGACCACGGCCCGGGGATCGCGCCGGAATACCACGAGCGCATCTTTACGATCTTTCAGACGCTGGAATCGCGCGACGTGGTGGAAAGCACCGGAATCGGGCTGTCCATCGTCAAGAAGCTGGTGGAAGGGCGCGGCGGGCGCGTGTGGGTGGATTCGGCGGAGGGCGGAGGCTCCACCTTCCGCTTCCTGTGGCCTGCCCAGAGCGCCTCCACGGAACCATCGGTGACGGATTCCGGAGATTGA
- a CDS encoding M20/M25/M40 family metallo-hydrolase encodes MPHTARTVAATSVALLFAHGAHAQTPRVPDGHPRVRQALEHVRATEPQTIENQIALCEIPAPPFKEAARGEEYRRRLEALGLRNVRIDAVGNVIGERPGQPGEPVIVISGHLDTVFPDGTDVTVKRQGSTLRGPGIGDDCRGLAVLLSVAGALNQAQVQTRGTLIFVGTVGEEGPGNLRGVRNLFGMELKDRVDAFISIDGTGLGLTRDAVGSHRYAVTYRGPGGHSYGDFGVPNPIHALGRAIAKISEFQVPSDPRVSFSVGVIQGGTSVNSIAMEAGLQMDMRSVDEAALQSLDDRFQQAIRAALAEENARWTQGDRLTLKVDTIGIRPGGRQSPDAAIVRAAEASGRALGFAVESGASSTDANIPISLGIPAVTIDGGGRGGGAHSLGEWFDTTDSQRGTEWALLFVLTLAGVR; translated from the coding sequence ATGCCGCACACAGCCCGCACGGTTGCCGCCACCTCCGTCGCCCTCCTCTTCGCGCACGGCGCGCACGCACAGACGCCGAGAGTGCCGGACGGACATCCGCGCGTGCGGCAGGCGCTGGAGCACGTGCGCGCGACGGAGCCGCAGACCATTGAAAACCAGATCGCGCTCTGCGAGATCCCGGCGCCGCCGTTCAAGGAGGCCGCGCGGGGCGAGGAGTACCGCCGCCGGCTGGAGGCGCTGGGGCTGCGCAACGTGCGTATCGACGCGGTGGGCAACGTGATCGGCGAGCGGCCGGGGCAGCCGGGCGAGCCCGTGATCGTCATTTCCGGGCACCTGGACACCGTGTTTCCGGACGGCACCGACGTCACCGTGAAGCGCCAGGGCAGCACGCTGCGCGGCCCCGGCATCGGCGACGACTGCCGCGGGCTGGCGGTGCTGCTTTCCGTCGCGGGGGCGCTCAACCAGGCGCAGGTGCAGACGCGCGGCACCCTCATCTTCGTGGGCACCGTGGGGGAGGAAGGTCCGGGCAATCTGCGCGGCGTGCGCAACCTGTTCGGCATGGAGCTCAAGGACCGGGTGGATGCGTTCATCTCCATCGACGGCACGGGGTTGGGGCTCACCCGCGACGCGGTGGGCAGCCACCGCTACGCCGTTACGTACCGCGGGCCGGGCGGGCACAGCTACGGCGACTTCGGCGTGCCGAACCCGATCCACGCGCTGGGCCGCGCGATCGCGAAAATCTCGGAATTCCAGGTTCCGTCCGATCCGCGCGTCAGCTTCAGCGTGGGCGTCATCCAGGGCGGCACGTCCGTCAACTCCATCGCCATGGAGGCCGGGCTGCAGATGGACATGCGCTCGGTGGACGAGGCTGCGCTGCAGTCGCTGGACGACCGCTTTCAGCAGGCGATCCGCGCGGCGCTGGCGGAGGAAAACGCGCGCTGGACGCAGGGCGACCGGCTGACGCTCAAGGTGGACACCATCGGCATCCGCCCCGGCGGGCGGCAGTCGCCGGACGCGGCCATCGTGCGCGCGGCGGAGGCGTCCGGACGCGCGCTGGGCTTCGCGGTGGAATCCGGGGCCAGCAGCACGGACGCCAACATCCCCATCAGCCTGGGGATCCCGGCCGTCACCATCGACGGCGGCGGCCGGGGAGGCGGCGCGCACTCGCTGGGCGAGTGGTTCGACACCACCGACAGCCAGCGCGGCACGGAGTGGGCGCTGCTCTTCGTTCTCACCCTCGCCGGCGTTCGCTGA
- a CDS encoding Rieske (2Fe-2S) protein produces MPEIQAALLTDVPEGEAREFAVAGREIVLCNVEGEIYALQGMCTHEELPLDGGEVDGTELVCNWHGATFDVCTGRATGLPATKALETFATRVDDEGRIFVAFPG; encoded by the coding sequence ATGCCCGAGATTCAGGCCGCACTGCTGACCGACGTTCCCGAAGGCGAAGCCCGCGAGTTCGCCGTCGCGGGGCGCGAGATCGTGCTCTGCAACGTGGAAGGCGAGATCTACGCGCTGCAGGGCATGTGCACGCACGAGGAACTGCCGCTGGACGGCGGCGAGGTGGATGGCACCGAACTCGTTTGCAACTGGCACGGCGCCACCTTTGACGTGTGCACCGGCCGCGCGACCGGCCTTCCCGCCACCAAGGCGCTGGAAACGTTCGCGACGCGCGTGGACGACGAGGGCCGCATCTTCGTCGCGTTTCCCGGCTGA
- a CDS encoding SGNH/GDSL hydrolase family protein, producing MAALAGCASGSTTGGSGMRYLALGDSYTIGEGAAEADRWPVQLAGLLHVRNVEIEEPRIIAVTGWTTDELSTAIDQENPRGPFALVSLLIGVNNQYRGRGAEEYRVQFAALLQRAIGFAGGDAGRVIVLSIPDWGVTPFAEGRDRAQIATEIDLFNRINREETQRLGARYVDITPQSRAIAGTPGAFAPDGLHYSGTTYAEWARLALPSALAATGAAASP from the coding sequence ATGGCGGCGCTGGCCGGGTGCGCCAGCGGGTCCACGACGGGAGGAAGCGGAATGCGCTATCTGGCGCTGGGCGATTCGTACACGATCGGGGAGGGCGCCGCGGAGGCGGACCGCTGGCCCGTGCAGCTGGCCGGCCTACTCCACGTCCGGAACGTGGAGATCGAGGAACCGCGGATCATCGCGGTGACGGGATGGACGACGGACGAGCTTTCCACCGCGATCGACCAGGAAAATCCGCGCGGGCCGTTCGCGCTGGTGTCGCTGCTGATCGGCGTCAACAACCAGTACCGCGGCCGGGGAGCGGAAGAATACCGCGTGCAGTTCGCGGCGCTGCTGCAGCGCGCGATCGGCTTCGCGGGCGGGGACGCGGGGCGGGTGATTGTCCTGTCCATTCCGGACTGGGGCGTGACGCCGTTCGCGGAGGGACGCGACCGCGCGCAGATCGCCACGGAGATCGACCTGTTCAACCGCATCAACCGCGAAGAAACGCAGCGGCTGGGCGCCCGCTACGTGGACATCACGCCACAGAGCCGCGCGATCGCCGGAACCCCGGGTGCGTTCGCGCCGGACGGGCTGCACTACTCCGGCACCACGTACGCGGAGTGGGCGCGCCTGGCGCTTCCGTCCGCGCTCGCCGCCACCGGCGCCGCGGCGAGTCCGTAA